The genomic stretch ATCAGCGCCACCGGGCGCAATCAGCTGGGCCTGAACAACTACGAAGACTTCATCCAGACCGACGCGGCCATCAACCCCGGCAACTCCGGCGGCGCCCTGGTGGACGCCAACGGCAACCTCACCGGCATCAACACCGCGATCTTCTCCAAGTCCGGCGGCTCCCAGGGCATCGGCTTCGCGATTCCGGTGAAGCTGGCGATGGAGGTCATGAAGTCGATCATCGAGCACGGCCAGGTCATCCGTGGCTGGCTGGGCATCGAAGTGCAGCCGCTGACCCAGGAACTGGCCGAGTCGTTCGGCCTGTCCGGGCGTCCAGGGATCGTGGTGGCGGGGATCTTCCGCGACGGCCCGGCGCAGAAGGCCGGCCTGCAACTGGGCGACGTGATCCTGAGCATCGACGGCGAACCGGCCGGCGATGGCCGCAAGTCGATGAACCAGGTGGCGCGGATCAAACCGACCGACAAGGTCACGATCCAGGTGATGCGCAACGGCAAGGAACTGAAGCTGACCGCCGAAATCGGCCTGCGCCCGCCGCCGGCGCCGGTCAAGGAACAGGAAGAGAACTGACCGACCGGGCACCATCGCCAGCCGAAGCACCGCAAGGCAGGATGAAAAAAGGCCGGCACCTTCAACGAGGTGCCGGCCTTTTTTTCGGCTCAGCAGGCCGTCACAGCTCGCCGAGGCCGTCGATCAGCGCCTGGTTCTGCTCCGGCGTGCCGATGGAGATGCGCAGGAACTGGGCGATCCGCTCCTGCTTGAAGTGGCGCACGATCACGCCCTGCTCCCGCAGCCTGGCCGCCAGCCCCGCCGCATCGTGCTGCGGATGACGGGCGAAGATGAAGTTGGCGGCCGACGGCAGCACCTCAAAGCCCTTGGCCTGCAATTGCGCGGTCACCCACTCCCGACTCTCGATCACCAAACGGCAGGTCTTGTCGAAGTACTCGCGGTCCTCGAACGCTGCCGCCGCCCCGACGTTCGCCATCCGGTCCAGCGGATAGGAGTTGAAGCTGTTCTTGATCCGCTCCAGCGCCTCGATCAGGTCCGGATGCCCCACCGCCAGCCCGACCCGCAGGCCGGCCAGCGAGCGCGACTTGGAGAGGGTCTGGGTGACGAGCAGGTTCGGATAACGGTTCACCAGGCTGATCGCCGTCTCGCCGCCGAAGTCGATGTAGGCCTCGTCCACCACGACCACCGAATCCGGGTTGGCCTTGAGGATCCGCTCGACCGCGTCCAGCGCCAGCAGGCAACCGGTCGGGGCGTTCGGGTTAGGGAAAATGATCCCGCCGTTGGGCCTGGCGTAGTCCGCCGGGTCGATCTGGAACTGCGCGTCCAGCGGCACCGCCTCGAAGCCGATGCCGTACAGCCCGGCGTAGACCGGGTAGAAGCTGTAGCTGATGTCCGGGAACAGCAGCGGCTTGTCGTGCTGCAGCAAGCCGTGAAAGACGTGCGCCAGCACTTCGTCCGAGCCGTTGCCGAGGAACACCTGGTTGCTCTGCACGCCGTAATAGTCGGCGACCGCGTTTTTCAGCAGGTCGCTGTTGGGGTCCGGGTACAGGCGCAGGTTGTCGTTGAGTTCGGTCTGCATCGCGGCCAGCGCCTTGGGCGACGGGCCGTACGGGTTTTCGTTGGTGTTGAGCTTGACCAGTTTGGCCAGCTTCGGCTGTTCGCCCGGCACGTAAGGCACCAGATCCTTGACGAACGGGCTCCAGAATTTGCTCATGTCTCAGTTCCCCTGCTGTTCATCGAGGATGCGGTATTCGGCGCTGCGCGCGTGGGCGCTCAGCGATTCGCCACGGGCCAGCACCGACGCGGTCTTGCCCAGCTCGGAGGCGCCGGCCTCGGAGCAGAAGATGATCGACGAGCGCTTCTGGAAGTCGTACACGCCCAAAGGCGAAGAGAACCGCGCCGTGCCGGAGGTCGGCAGAACGTGGTTGGGGCCTGCGCAGTAGTCGCCCAGCGCCTCGGAAGTGTGACGGCCCATGAAGATCGCGCCGGCATGGCGGATCTGCGGCAGCCAGGCCTGGGGATCGGCGACCGACAGCTCAAGGTGTTCCGGTGCGATGCGGTTGGCGACCTCGATGGCCTGGGCCATGTCGCGCACCTGGATCAGCGCGCCGCGGCCGTTGATCGAGGTTTCGATGATGGCGGCGCGGTCCATGGTCGGCAGCAGCTTGTCGATGCTGGCTGCGACTTTGTCGAGGAACTGCGCATCGGGGCTGACCAGGATCGCCTGGGCGTCTTCGTCGTGCTCGGCCTGGGAGAACAGGTCCATGGCGATCCAGTCCGGATCGGTCTGGCCGTCGCACACCACGAGGATTTCCGAAGGGCCGGCGATCATGTCGATGCCGACCTGGCCGAACACGTGCCGCTTGGCGGTGGCCACGTAGATGTTGCCGGGGCCGACCACCTTATCCACCTGCGGCACGCTTTGGGTGCCGTAGGCCAGCGCGGCGACAGCCTGGGCGCCGCCGATGGTGAACACCCGGTCGACCCCGGCGATGCACGCGGCGGCCAGCACCAGTTCGTTGACCTCGCCGCGCGGGGTCGGCACCACCATGACCACTTCGCCCACGCCGGCCACCTTGGCCGGGATCGCGTTCATCAGCACCGACGACGGGTACGACGCCTTGCCGCCCGGCACGTACAGGCCGGCGCGGTCCAGCGGCGTGACCTTCTGGCCGAGCACGGTGCCGTCGGTCTCGGTGTAGCTCCAGGAGTCCTGCTTCTGCCGTTCGTGGTAGCTGCGCACCCGCGCCGCGGCTTTTTCCAGCGCCTCGCGCTGGGCCGGGGTGATGCGGGTCAGGGCCAGTTCCAGGCGCTCGCGCGGCAGGATCAGGTCCGCCATCGAGGCGGCGTCCACGCCGTCGAACTGGCGGGTG from Pseudomonas ekonensis encodes the following:
- the hisC gene encoding histidinol-phosphate transaminase; translation: MSKFWSPFVKDLVPYVPGEQPKLAKLVKLNTNENPYGPSPKALAAMQTELNDNLRLYPDPNSDLLKNAVADYYGVQSNQVFLGNGSDEVLAHVFHGLLQHDKPLLFPDISYSFYPVYAGLYGIGFEAVPLDAQFQIDPADYARPNGGIIFPNPNAPTGCLLALDAVERILKANPDSVVVVDEAYIDFGGETAISLVNRYPNLLVTQTLSKSRSLAGLRVGLAVGHPDLIEALERIKNSFNSYPLDRMANVGAAAAFEDREYFDKTCRLVIESREWVTAQLQAKGFEVLPSAANFIFARHPQHDAAGLAARLREQGVIVRHFKQERIAQFLRISIGTPEQNQALIDGLGEL
- the hisD gene encoding histidinol dehydrogenase translates to MTAPTAIRRLNAADPDFAHHLDHLLSWESVSDDSVNQRVLDIIKAVRERGDEALVGFTRQFDGVDAASMADLILPRERLELALTRITPAQREALEKAAARVRSYHERQKQDSWSYTETDGTVLGQKVTPLDRAGLYVPGGKASYPSSVLMNAIPAKVAGVGEVVMVVPTPRGEVNELVLAAACIAGVDRVFTIGGAQAVAALAYGTQSVPQVDKVVGPGNIYVATAKRHVFGQVGIDMIAGPSEILVVCDGQTDPDWIAMDLFSQAEHDEDAQAILVSPDAQFLDKVAASIDKLLPTMDRAAIIETSINGRGALIQVRDMAQAIEVANRIAPEHLELSVADPQAWLPQIRHAGAIFMGRHTSEALGDYCAGPNHVLPTSGTARFSSPLGVYDFQKRSSIIFCSEAGASELGKTASVLARGESLSAHARSAEYRILDEQQGN